The proteins below are encoded in one region of Nitrospira sp.:
- the aroK gene encoding shikimate kinase, which translates to MSATPGETETKNILLIGMRGVGKSTVASALADLLQWTLVDSDALIERQAGLSIRDIFTQHGEAAFRAMESRIVAEICANSRQVVSLGGGAVLSPANRDTIRRAGAVIWLTAAPDVLIERMRRDIERGLVRPSLTDRDWSDEVRELTNARAPLYAEIAQIRIDTDNLTPAHIARVALKQLGLQEPPTHE; encoded by the coding sequence TTGAGCGCCACGCCGGGCGAGACGGAAACCAAAAACATCCTGTTGATCGGCATGCGCGGCGTCGGCAAGTCAACCGTCGCCAGCGCGTTGGCGGATTTGCTGCAATGGACGCTCGTCGACTCCGATGCGCTGATCGAGCGGCAAGCCGGCCTGTCTATTCGCGACATCTTCACCCAACATGGCGAAGCCGCGTTTCGCGCGATGGAATCGCGGATTGTCGCGGAGATTTGCGCCAACTCGCGCCAGGTCGTCAGCCTCGGCGGCGGCGCGGTTCTCAGCCCCGCCAATCGCGATACAATCCGCCGCGCCGGGGCCGTCATCTGGCTGACCGCGGCGCCGGACGTGCTGATCGAACGAATGCGGCGAGATATCGAGCGCGGCCTGGTTCGGCCGTCGCTGACCGATCGCGATTGGTCGGACGAAGTGCGCGAACTGACGAACGCCCGCGCGCCTTTATACGCCGAAATCGCGCAGATCCGCATCGACACTGACAACCTCACGCCGGCGCACATCGCGCGCGTCGCGCTGAAACAACTGGGACTGCAAGAGCCGCCGACGCATGAGTGA
- a CDS encoding putative 6-oxopurine nucleoside phosphorylase has product MSPSLACIGGTAAYDLLREGALVARRLGPQSTPFGYSQPIYYCESRMGDFYFLSRHGELGYELAPSFVNYRANIYALKSLDVRAIVSWSETRALSHNYRIGEYVVVHDVIDETTSRSNTFFENQGLGLVRQWPVFCPSLRAAFERTLRTEECDFTDEGVYICVEGPRRETPAEARKYTLLGADLIGQTLAPEVFLAKELQMCYASLCYVASYAENGSDFRPFENGRILDPIVQQRRARAAVERLPRLLERMSDVLNSTPAMCRCESSMGHHVQAGQIDLDWRNWFDDEFRSIVDRTLP; this is encoded by the coding sequence ATGAGTCCTTCGCTCGCATGCATCGGCGGCACGGCGGCTTACGATCTACTCCGGGAAGGCGCGCTGGTCGCGCGGCGCCTCGGCCCGCAGTCCACGCCCTTCGGCTATTCGCAGCCGATCTACTACTGCGAATCGCGGATGGGGGATTTCTACTTCCTCTCGCGGCATGGCGAACTCGGCTACGAACTCGCCCCGAGCTTTGTGAATTACCGGGCCAATATCTACGCGCTCAAGTCGCTCGATGTCCGCGCGATTGTGTCATGGAGCGAGACACGGGCGCTGTCGCACAATTACCGCATCGGCGAATATGTCGTCGTTCACGACGTGATCGACGAAACGACCTCGCGTTCCAACACGTTCTTTGAGAACCAGGGGCTCGGCCTCGTGCGGCAGTGGCCGGTCTTCTGCCCGTCGCTGCGGGCGGCGTTCGAGCGCACCTTGCGGACGGAGGAATGTGACTTCACGGATGAGGGCGTCTACATCTGCGTAGAGGGTCCGCGGCGAGAGACGCCCGCCGAAGCCCGCAAGTACACGCTGCTCGGCGCCGATCTGATCGGCCAGACGCTGGCGCCGGAAGTGTTCCTCGCCAAGGAACTGCAGATGTGCTACGCGAGTTTGTGTTATGTCGCGAGCTATGCCGAGAACGGAAGCGATTTCCGTCCCTTCGAAAACGGCCGCATTCTTGACCCGATCGTGCAACAACGCCGCGCGCGCGCCGCTGTCGAACGCCTGCCGCGATTGCTGGAGCGCATGTCTGACGTGCTGAACTCGACCCCGGCGATGTGCCGCTGCGAATCATCGATGGGACATCATGTCCAGGCCGGTCAGATCGATCTCGATTGGCGCAACTGGTTTGACGACGAGTTCCGGTCGATCGTGGATCGCACGCTGCCGTGA
- the trzA gene encoding chlorohydrolase: MILRAAWVAPGDAPPIRDGFVRIREDRIAEVGVFGKEIGAGAEDSVRDLGAVALTPGLINPHTHLELGCYAGKLPRGPLWPWLAELIRVRRQGPQIERETAAAAEFAWRSLRAGVTCVGDISRRNVGWRALKAVPIRKVCFVELLTLADQPPRTLAELRAALDEVLEDALLTAGVSPHAPYTVPASDARDAIMLAKSRGKPWTIHLAETSEEIAFLHGDASGLPPGLTQAQGASGMAPARDGVTAYLRGLRAEERLGSGYLAHCNYLTDEEVEQIAVAGCAVVYCPRAHAFYGHADHPIQRLRAAGVTVAVGSDSPACDNADLSPWRELQRLCAVHPTLAAEDATLLRLVTADAAVALGMADRIGAIRPGMLADLAAFPLPAPADRPIQALIRAAPSATRMWVGGREVAL, translated from the coding sequence GTGATCCTGCGGGCGGCGTGGGTGGCGCCGGGGGACGCGCCCCCGATTCGTGACGGGTTCGTCCGCATTCGCGAAGACCGCATCGCCGAAGTTGGCGTGTTCGGCAAAGAGATCGGCGCGGGCGCCGAGGACTCCGTGCGCGATCTCGGCGCCGTCGCGCTCACGCCGGGACTGATCAACCCCCATACCCATCTGGAGCTCGGCTGCTATGCCGGGAAGCTGCCGCGTGGTCCGTTGTGGCCCTGGCTCGCCGAGTTGATTCGCGTGCGGCGACAGGGTCCGCAGATCGAGCGCGAAACCGCCGCCGCGGCCGAGTTCGCCTGGCGGTCATTACGCGCCGGCGTGACCTGCGTTGGCGATATCTCACGCCGCAATGTCGGCTGGCGGGCGCTCAAAGCCGTTCCGATCCGCAAGGTGTGTTTCGTTGAGTTGCTGACGCTGGCCGATCAGCCGCCGCGCACGCTCGCCGAGCTGCGCGCCGCCCTCGACGAAGTGCTGGAAGATGCGCTGCTGACGGCCGGCGTCTCGCCCCATGCTCCGTACACGGTACCCGCCAGCGACGCGCGGGACGCGATCATGCTCGCCAAGTCGCGCGGGAAGCCCTGGACAATTCACCTGGCAGAAACCAGCGAAGAGATCGCCTTCCTGCACGGCGACGCGAGCGGGCTGCCGCCCGGACTGACGCAGGCCCAGGGCGCCTCGGGAATGGCGCCCGCGCGAGACGGCGTTACAGCGTACCTGCGCGGTTTGCGCGCCGAAGAGCGCCTTGGATCGGGTTATCTCGCCCACTGCAACTATCTGACGGATGAAGAAGTCGAACAGATTGCCGTTGCCGGCTGCGCGGTCGTCTACTGTCCGCGGGCCCACGCATTCTACGGACATGCGGACCATCCCATCCAGCGTCTGCGGGCCGCCGGTGTAACCGTCGCCGTCGGATCAGACAGCCCGGCATGCGACAATGCCGACCTATCGCCGTGGCGCGAGTTACAGCGCCTCTGCGCGGTTCACCCGACCCTCGCCGCTGAAGACGCGACTTTGCTGCGGCTTGTCACCGCCGACGCGGCCGTCGCGCTGGGCATGGCGGACAGGATCGGCGCAATCCGACCGGGTATGCTGGCGGACCTGGCGGCGTTTCCGCTTCCCGCGCCGGCCGACCGCCCGATTCAGGCGCTGATCCGCGCCGCGCCGAGCGCGACCCGCATGTGGGTCGGCGGGCGTGAAGTGGCGCTCTAG
- a CDS encoding glycosyl transferase family 1, translating into MLEAPSAVLTHHWLVKRRGGERVLEALYRVAPGPVYTTVHDPRGFRNSSLAGADTYTTFLQHLPGATRRYPLLLPLMPLAARLTRLPDADIVLCSDACLAKAFTPAGRSRLICYCHSPMRYAWEPEIEAVYRASMPAGVRALWGATMRYVRAADAKAAQRVDVFVANSRHVAKRIERCYGRDAVVVHPPVDLPPRPTVTPREDFYLCVGQHVPYKRLDLALEVCRKRDAPLVVIGDGPDIQRLDPRRYPRVTLLGWQNDDTVRGYYRRAKALLFPGEEDFGIVPVEAIAHGCPVIAYGVGGATETVTEGKSGALFTPQTEEAFGAALDRAAHTRYDPVEMWELAQQFSHARFDREMRGVIQAALKTSAARSLQSRASAAPPAHAS; encoded by the coding sequence TTGCTCGAAGCGCCCTCGGCAGTACTGACCCATCATTGGCTCGTGAAGCGCCGCGGCGGAGAGCGTGTACTGGAGGCGCTGTATCGCGTCGCGCCCGGACCGGTGTATACGACCGTCCATGATCCGCGCGGCTTTCGCAACTCATCGCTGGCCGGCGCCGACACGTATACGACATTTCTGCAGCACCTGCCCGGCGCGACGCGGCGCTACCCCCTGCTGCTGCCGCTGATGCCGCTCGCGGCGCGGCTGACCCGTTTGCCGGACGCCGACATCGTGCTGTGTTCCGACGCGTGTCTGGCCAAGGCGTTCACGCCCGCCGGGCGCAGCAGGCTGATCTGCTATTGCCACTCGCCGATGCGCTACGCGTGGGAGCCGGAAATCGAGGCAGTGTATCGCGCGTCGATGCCCGCCGGCGTACGCGCGCTATGGGGCGCGACGATGCGCTATGTGCGGGCGGCGGACGCGAAAGCGGCGCAGCGCGTCGACGTGTTTGTGGCGAATTCGCGACACGTGGCCAAGCGCATTGAACGCTGCTACGGGCGCGACGCGGTAGTCGTGCACCCGCCGGTTGATCTGCCGCCGCGGCCGACCGTTACGCCGCGCGAAGATTTCTATCTATGCGTCGGCCAGCATGTGCCCTACAAGCGACTCGACCTGGCGCTGGAGGTCTGTCGAAAGCGCGATGCGCCGCTGGTCGTGATCGGAGACGGCCCGGATATTCAACGGCTGGACCCGCGCCGATATCCGCGCGTCACGCTTCTCGGCTGGCAGAACGATGATACCGTGCGCGGTTATTATCGCCGCGCAAAGGCCCTGCTGTTTCCGGGAGAAGAGGACTTCGGGATTGTGCCGGTAGAGGCGATCGCCCACGGTTGCCCGGTCATCGCGTACGGCGTCGGCGGCGCGACGGAGACGGTGACAGAAGGCAAGAGCGGCGCTTTGTTCACCCCTCAGACGGAGGAGGCGTTTGGCGCGGCGCTCGATCGAGCCGCGCATACGCGTTATGACCCGGTGGAAATGTGGGAACTGGCGCAGCAGTTTTCGCACGCGCGTTTTGATCGCGAGATGCGCGGTGTTATCCAGGCGGCGCTTAAGACTTCTGCGGCTCGCTCGCTACAATCACGCGCGTCGGCCGCACCACCCGCTCATGCATCTTGA